In the genome of Flavobacteriales bacterium, one region contains:
- a CDS encoding NAD kinase, with product MKAVIQHIALYGLHIGNDAIPHVARLLAILREKKINLVFYKPFKEELLKQGLDVAESSEFSTHENLKGNADLLCSLGGDGTMLETISLIRDSGIPVLGINTGRLGFLSSIAKEEVDWAMQELFAGHYFLANRSLLQMNDPEHLFGDLNFAMNEFTVHKKDTSSMIAIHTWVDGEFLNTYWADGLIIATPTGSTGYSMSCGGPIIHPTTGNFVITPIAPHNLTMRPIIVPDSSVIKLVVEGRHDSFLATLDSRSVTMNTGIEMTVKRETFSIQFVRLKGQSFLSTLRNKLMWGMDKRN from the coding sequence ATGAAAGCTGTTATTCAACACATAGCCCTGTATGGACTTCATATCGGAAATGATGCCATCCCTCATGTTGCCCGCTTGCTTGCCATCCTTCGTGAGAAAAAAATCAACCTGGTTTTTTATAAGCCATTCAAGGAAGAATTGTTGAAACAAGGGCTTGATGTTGCAGAATCAAGCGAATTCTCAACCCATGAAAACCTGAAAGGAAATGCCGACCTCCTGTGCAGTCTGGGCGGGGATGGTACCATGCTGGAAACAATCAGCCTGATCCGTGACTCGGGTATTCCCGTTCTGGGTATCAATACCGGCAGACTTGGCTTTCTTTCAAGTATTGCCAAGGAGGAAGTGGACTGGGCCATGCAGGAATTGTTTGCCGGCCACTATTTCCTGGCCAACAGAAGTTTGCTTCAAATGAATGACCCGGAACACCTGTTCGGGGACCTGAACTTCGCCATGAACGAATTCACGGTTCACAAGAAAGACACTTCATCCATGATCGCCATTCACACATGGGTAGATGGCGAATTTCTGAATACGTATTGGGCTGATGGGCTGATCATCGCTACTCCCACAGGATCAACCGGATATTCGATGAGTTGCGGAGGACCAATCATCCACCCCACAACCGGCAACTTTGTGATCACCCCGATTGCTCCGCACAACCTAACCATGCGACCCATTATCGTTCCTGATTCCTCTGTCATCAAGTTGGTTGTCGAAGGTCGCCACGATTCCTTCCTTGCAACCCTTGACTCCCGATCGGTGACCATGAACACGGGGATTGAAATGACGGTCAAACGGGAAACCTTCAGCATTCAGTTCGTGCGCTTGAAAGGACAAAGTTTTCTCTCCACATTGAGGAATAAACTCATGTGGGGGATGGATAAGCGTAACTGA
- a CDS encoding isoprenyl transferase, producing MNFLEKIKEGHLPEHIAIIMDGNGRWAKSQGKNRIFGHKNGVLAVRDTVEGAAEAGIKYLTLYAFSTENWNRPKLEINALMQLLVQTIHKETKTLLDNQIRLQAIGDIENLPSSCRRELQEAIRKTEGGTRMTLILALSYSSKWELAEAAKKLALQVEKGELDPRDITPQSLSENLCTSGIPDPELLIRTSGERRISNFLLWQIAYAELYFTDIMWPEFRRENLFEAILDFQSRERRFGLTSEQITP from the coding sequence ATGAATTTTTTGGAGAAAATAAAGGAAGGTCATTTACCCGAACACATAGCCATTATTATGGATGGTAATGGCAGATGGGCCAAGAGCCAGGGGAAAAATAGAATTTTCGGCCATAAGAATGGTGTACTTGCCGTCAGGGATACAGTAGAAGGTGCAGCGGAAGCAGGTATCAAATATCTCACCCTTTATGCATTCTCTACCGAGAACTGGAACCGACCCAAGTTGGAAATCAACGCCTTGATGCAACTGCTGGTGCAAACCATACACAAAGAGACCAAAACCCTGCTGGACAACCAGATCCGGTTGCAAGCCATCGGAGATATCGAGAACCTCCCTTCAAGTTGCAGAAGAGAATTGCAGGAAGCCATCCGGAAAACGGAAGGAGGCACACGCATGACCCTGATCCTTGCGTTGAGCTACAGTTCCAAATGGGAGCTTGCAGAAGCTGCAAAAAAGTTAGCTTTGCAGGTTGAAAAAGGTGAACTGGATCCGAGAGATATCACACCACAAAGTTTAAGCGAGAACCTATGTACCTCCGGCATTCCTGATCCTGAATTGCTGATACGCACCAGCGGAGAACGCCGAATCAGTAACTTTTTACTATGGCAAATCGCTTATGCAGAGTTGTATTTTACAGACATCATGTGGCCTGAATTCAGACGTGAAAACTTGTTTGAAGCCATCCTTGACTTTCAAAGCAGGGAACGGCGTTTCGGCCTCACCAGTGAACAAATTACCCCTTAA
- the bamA gene encoding outer membrane protein assembly factor BamA: MKRLKVIALILLCSIPLLIHAQQPLHNIDIDYAHPKEYQIAGIRIMGAHNLDPRLLLSVAGISEGDRIKVPGDELNRAVKNLWKQGLYSDIQIVATRTMEDKIWFDIVVKERPRLSHFSFEGVTRSQANDLRDKLHITRGETVTENLLINSRNTIRKFFVKKGYFFVDVDVRQEKDPKEANGEGLVFVVSKHRKIKVNSIDINGNEALSDKKVLRSMKEIKEKNVLHVFKVSKYNESDFQADKKNIVNAYLEQGYRDARIVSDTMFRHDDKTVDIRIQVSEGHRYYFGNITWLGNTKYSNKVLNNILNIRKGDIYDDAKLEKQLYMNPTGQDISSLYLDNGYLFFQVTPVEKNVENDSIDMEFQIYEGKQATINEVSIAGNTKTNDQVIMREIRTKPGQLFSRSDIIRSQRELAQLGYFDPEGFDVITEPHPENGTVDIKYVVEERPSDQVELSGGWGGGIVVGTLGLVFSNFSAKSLFKKGAWRPLPSGDGQRLTLRATSNGPGFQSYNMSFTEPWLGGRKPNSLNISIFHTIRSNGVKDDTYKQSLKLTGGSAGLGWRLKWPDDYFTFYVQAAYQVYNLNNYNSGGFIFTNGRSNNLSATFTLSRNDVDDPIFPTRGSKFTYSLQWTPPFSSFNDIDYVHAEPAEKYKWIEYHKHTFHASWFAPVDGKIKSKLVLVNKVGFGFLGYWNSDIGTSPFERFYMGGDGLSGFELDGRELISLRGYENNTVTPGYPNETGASIAAKYTCELRYAISKNPNATIFTLAFLEAGNSWETGRNFDPFKLKRSAGVGIRLFLPMFGLLGIDYGIPMDDIDGRPGVKDPQFHFTIGQFFNAWNSD, from the coding sequence ATGAAACGCCTGAAAGTAATTGCCCTCATACTCCTGTGCTCCATACCCCTGCTGATCCACGCACAGCAACCCCTGCACAACATCGATATTGACTATGCCCACCCCAAGGAATACCAGATCGCCGGCATTCGTATCATGGGGGCACACAACCTAGATCCACGCCTGCTGCTGTCCGTGGCAGGAATCAGTGAAGGAGACCGAATTAAGGTTCCCGGTGATGAGTTGAACCGGGCCGTCAAAAATCTTTGGAAACAAGGTCTTTATTCCGATATCCAGATTGTTGCAACAAGAACAATGGAAGATAAAATCTGGTTTGATATCGTGGTCAAAGAGCGTCCGCGATTGTCACATTTCTCCTTTGAAGGTGTCACCCGATCGCAAGCCAATGACCTGCGGGATAAACTTCATATCACCCGCGGTGAGACAGTTACTGAGAATCTCCTGATCAACTCCCGAAATACCATCCGGAAATTTTTTGTCAAAAAGGGGTATTTCTTCGTGGATGTGGACGTGCGGCAAGAGAAAGACCCCAAAGAAGCCAATGGCGAAGGACTTGTATTCGTTGTCTCCAAACACCGGAAAATCAAGGTGAACTCTATTGACATCAATGGTAATGAAGCGCTTTCAGACAAAAAAGTGCTGCGCAGCATGAAGGAGATCAAGGAAAAGAATGTTCTCCACGTATTCAAAGTATCCAAATACAACGAGTCCGATTTTCAGGCCGACAAGAAAAACATCGTCAATGCTTACCTGGAACAGGGTTACCGGGATGCCAGAATTGTTTCGGATACAATGTTCAGGCATGACGACAAAACGGTGGATATCCGTATCCAGGTCAGCGAAGGACACCGGTACTACTTCGGAAATATAACCTGGCTGGGCAATACCAAATACAGCAACAAAGTATTGAACAACATCCTTAACATCCGGAAAGGTGACATATATGATGATGCTAAGCTTGAAAAGCAACTGTATATGAATCCAACCGGCCAGGACATCAGTTCGCTTTACCTGGACAACGGTTACCTTTTCTTTCAAGTGACACCGGTCGAAAAAAATGTCGAGAATGATTCCATCGACATGGAATTCCAGATCTATGAAGGCAAGCAAGCCACAATCAATGAAGTAAGTATAGCTGGTAACACAAAGACCAATGACCAGGTGATTATGCGAGAAATCCGCACCAAACCGGGTCAACTGTTCAGCCGGTCCGACATCATCAGGTCCCAAAGGGAACTTGCCCAACTCGGATATTTTGACCCCGAAGGATTTGATGTCATTACTGAACCACACCCGGAGAACGGCACGGTAGACATTAAATACGTGGTGGAAGAAAGGCCCTCTGACCAGGTTGAGTTGTCAGGCGGTTGGGGTGGCGGTATCGTGGTAGGAACACTCGGTTTGGTTTTCAGTAATTTCTCCGCCAAGAGCCTCTTTAAGAAAGGCGCCTGGAGACCCCTGCCTTCCGGTGACGGCCAGCGGCTTACCTTACGGGCCACCTCCAACGGACCAGGCTTCCAATCCTACAACATGTCGTTTACCGAACCGTGGCTTGGCGGAAGAAAGCCCAACTCGCTAAACATTAGCATTTTCCACACCATTCGCTCCAATGGGGTTAAAGATGATACCTACAAGCAATCGCTTAAACTAACAGGAGGTTCTGCAGGATTGGGCTGGCGCCTGAAATGGCCTGACGACTATTTCACTTTTTACGTGCAGGCTGCCTACCAGGTATATAACCTGAACAATTACAATTCCGGAGGCTTTATCTTCACAAACGGACGTTCGAATAACCTGAGTGCAACCTTTACCCTGTCCAGAAACGATGTCGATGACCCTATCTTCCCCACGAGGGGTTCGAAATTTACCTATTCGCTGCAATGGACACCCCCCTTCTCAAGCTTCAACGACATAGACTATGTGCATGCAGAACCGGCCGAGAAATACAAATGGATCGAATACCACAAACACACCTTCCATGCTTCATGGTTCGCACCGGTAGACGGAAAAATCAAATCCAAACTGGTCCTGGTGAACAAAGTAGGCTTCGGGTTCCTGGGATACTGGAATTCCGATATTGGAACATCCCCCTTTGAACGTTTCTATATGGGCGGTGATGGACTGTCTGGATTTGAACTGGATGGGCGTGAGCTGATCTCTCTCCGTGGCTATGAAAACAACACGGTAACACCCGGATACCCGAATGAAACGGGCGCAAGCATTGCCGCCAAGTATACCTGTGAACTCAGGTATGCCATCTCAAAAAACCCCAACGCAACCATCTTTACACTGGCATTTCTTGAAGCAGGAAACTCGTGGGAGACCGGTCGCAATTTCGATCCATTCAAACTGAAAAGATCCGCTGGCGTTGGCATACGGTTGTTCCTTCCGATGTTTGGCTTACTTGGAATTGATTATGGCATACCCATGGATGATATTGACGGGCGACCGGGTGTGAAAGATCCTCAATTCCACTTCACAATCGGTCAGTTCTTTAATGCATGGAACAGCGACTAG
- a CDS encoding OmpH family outer membrane protein, producing MKKFILATFALVALSTGSYAQKFCFVDSKYILENIPEYKAAQDQLDQVSVEWQKEIEEKFSAIDRMYKDYQKEEILLTEEMKKKRQDEIIAKEKEAKELQKKRFGFEGDLFKKRQELVKPIQDKVFNACKEIAIESSYAFILDKSSDLIMLYASEKFDKSDDVLKKLGYKPGVK from the coding sequence ATGAAAAAGTTCATTTTAGCCACTTTTGCTTTGGTTGCCCTTTCAACCGGTAGTTATGCCCAGAAGTTTTGCTTTGTTGACAGCAAGTACATTCTTGAGAACATTCCGGAATATAAAGCGGCTCAGGACCAATTGGATCAAGTATCGGTGGAATGGCAGAAAGAAATTGAAGAGAAGTTTTCTGCCATCGATCGCATGTATAAAGATTACCAAAAGGAAGAAATTCTGCTGACAGAAGAAATGAAAAAGAAAAGGCAGGATGAGATCATTGCAAAAGAAAAAGAAGCCAAAGAATTGCAAAAGAAAAGGTTCGGGTTTGAAGGCGATCTGTTCAAGAAACGACAAGAACTTGTCAAGCCCATTCAAGACAAGGTATTTAATGCATGCAAGGAAATCGCCATTGAAAGCAGTTATGCCTTTATCTTGGATAAATCCAGCGATCTTATCATGCTATACGCAAGTGAGAAGTTTGATAAAAGTGATGATGTTCTCAAAAAACTGGGTTATAAACCCGGAGTGAAATAA
- a CDS encoding OmpH family outer membrane protein, with protein sequence MKKLQILFVALLFTAIGTQVQAQDKAQKIGHINSQELLSMMPEAKQAEDQLTKHAKELEDQLNTMQTEYQAKVDKFRQPDPFQTDAIRKTKEAEIMDLGKRIQEFEMSAQQSYNEMSAKVQQPLLEKVQKAIADVAKENGFTYILDTSAGNVLYFDGGIDVLPMVKKKLSIN encoded by the coding sequence ATGAAGAAATTACAGATTTTATTCGTTGCCTTATTGTTCACTGCAATAGGCACCCAGGTCCAGGCACAGGATAAAGCACAGAAGATTGGACACATCAACTCCCAGGAACTGTTGTCCATGATGCCTGAAGCAAAACAAGCCGAAGATCAACTCACCAAGCACGCTAAGGAGCTTGAAGATCAGTTGAATACCATGCAAACGGAATACCAGGCCAAGGTGGATAAATTCCGCCAGCCGGATCCATTTCAAACCGATGCCATCCGGAAAACAAAAGAAGCTGAAATCATGGATCTTGGTAAACGGATCCAGGAATTCGAGATGAGCGCGCAACAGTCTTACAACGAAATGTCGGCAAAAGTACAGCAACCACTGCTGGAGAAAGTTCAGAAAGCCATAGCAGATGTTGCCAAAGAAAATGGCTTCACCTACATTCTGGATACCAGTGCCGGCAATGTATTGTACTTTGACGGAGGAATTGACGTGTTGCCAATGGTGAAGAAAAAGCTTTCCATTAACTGA
- a CDS encoding glutamate racemase, with protein MIKKTASQPDKESPIGVFDSGIGGLTVARAIVRSLPNEHLVYFGDTAHLPYGDKSPQAIRHYAEGITHFLLERKCKAIVIACNTASAHAFQTVKKMVNPNIPVLNVIDPVINHTAREFPGKKIGIIATKGTVSSGVYQKRLENKDKQIHAYTLATPLLVPVIEEDFMPREVRLAILQAYLKQPGLQNLDALILGCTHYPLMLKEIKETLPGNTVVIDSATVTAKALEKLLVSKELLRTAARKPRRDFFISDYTPAFEKIARKFFGDEIHLHKAKIWE; from the coding sequence CTGATCAAAAAAACTGCCTCTCAACCTGATAAGGAGTCACCGATTGGTGTATTTGACTCCGGCATTGGTGGCCTGACTGTGGCACGGGCCATCGTTAGATCTTTGCCCAACGAACATCTTGTTTATTTTGGTGACACTGCCCATCTTCCTTATGGCGACAAGTCACCTCAGGCCATCAGACACTACGCCGAAGGCATTACCCACTTTTTGCTTGAACGGAAATGTAAAGCCATTGTCATAGCATGTAATACGGCTTCTGCACATGCTTTTCAAACCGTCAAGAAAATGGTGAACCCGAACATCCCGGTGCTGAATGTAATCGATCCGGTCATAAACCACACTGCACGCGAGTTTCCAGGGAAAAAGATTGGCATCATTGCTACCAAAGGAACCGTTTCATCCGGGGTATATCAGAAACGACTGGAAAATAAAGACAAGCAAATTCACGCCTACACACTTGCAACACCCCTGCTGGTACCCGTTATTGAAGAGGACTTTATGCCCCGTGAAGTTCGCCTGGCCATTCTACAGGCCTATCTCAAGCAGCCCGGACTCCAGAACCTTGATGCGCTTATCCTCGGGTGTACCCATTATCCACTCATGCTGAAAGAGATCAAGGAAACGCTGCCGGGAAATACCGTTGTAATAGATTCTGCCACGGTCACAGCAAAAGCCCTGGAGAAATTGTTGGTGAGCAAAGAGCTACTGCGAACCGCAGCAAGAAAACCCCGGCGTGACTTTTTCATCTCGGATTATACCCCCGCCTTTGAAAAGATAGCCCGTAAGTTCTTTGGTGATGAGATTCATCTCCATAAGGCCAAAATCTGGGAATAA
- a CDS encoding DUF2914 domain-containing protein: MFIGSTAIAQDSNNGDKLDKGLERKADNLFLSENYAAAAPLLRELLESKPNDGYLQLSLGICYLKIPQDKTNGVSRKKALELLKSAVDKVEFIDATYFLAVAYHLNYQFEDAIKYYKLYSKKLAGHEPELAYPYLRQAEIQAALRKEIEHAEHGIELMKDTVDVVYTNMGPQINSPYEEYAPAVSADDEVLIFTSRRPSGEKHEHLEDDGMYDEDIYITFKQEGAWQPAHPLLGNVNTKKHDASIGLSADAQKLFVYHKGDIYVSDLDGRYWTKPESFGSAVNSPWQETHISMNAARNLIVFSSDRPGGQGGKDLYSARLQPDGSWGEVTNLGPTINTKDDEDAPFIHPDDHMLYFSSTGHNSMGGYDIFYTEMDDKTDKWSEPKNLGYPINTPEDDIFFAVSSNGRSGYLSTVREDGYGKKDIYHASLTSHGEVPLTVVRGIIRGSHGVPMQAEFMVRDGETGDMIGVYKSNAVTGKYLLVFPPGRKYDILVSAENYLPHFEKVTIPPQERFYDLFQEVQLTPAMAMAESGDTLAGQQIIFRNAFFDIDSAVSLVDTALAGKQVKEVVYSTFVGWLDDPKKKAAIAAKTQNLPEMQTMISSYKPSKQIHLATPENPGVLQQETFGYQTVWATSLQSPSKVDESKENLALVTEQPYYPSKEELDTAKENFDAIFAIRDVEEQLDELTEDETWLANPAIAKADEDHTEQTGDLVASEEKLADIVAAKEIEEIKETKKVENKAKNEEVAVSTEPSHTTTSVGKKSTAHTLLAKILFDFNQASLRQESKQNLDEVADLLKKRPDIEIEIDGFTCSKGSDAYNEILSEQRTESVKSYFTSKGIDAERVHLNAMGEDDPIARNDNESNMALNRRAEIKALTAITDWTVAVDEHHGKYAPDEENGESSTQTSSNGLIAAAICTGVTNREPEGSSNSFSAAQGRLFCYSQVGATSSGTIHHKWYLEDKEMADIELHVGGYGWRTWSSKHITGAMKGNWKVEITDTQGAVIETLRFTVNE, translated from the coding sequence TTGTTTATTGGCTCGACGGCCATAGCACAAGACTCAAATAATGGTGATAAACTTGACAAAGGACTTGAAAGGAAAGCTGACAATCTATTCCTTTCGGAAAACTATGCAGCTGCAGCACCGCTGCTACGAGAGTTGCTTGAGTCCAAGCCAAATGATGGCTACCTCCAACTTTCCCTTGGCATTTGTTACCTGAAAATTCCGCAGGATAAGACCAACGGTGTTAGCCGCAAGAAAGCACTGGAGTTGCTCAAATCAGCTGTTGACAAAGTGGAATTCATTGATGCCACCTATTTCCTTGCCGTCGCATATCACTTGAACTACCAGTTTGAAGATGCAATTAAATATTACAAACTGTATTCAAAGAAACTTGCGGGGCATGAACCGGAATTGGCATACCCTTATTTGAGACAAGCGGAAATACAGGCAGCGTTGCGAAAAGAAATTGAACATGCCGAACATGGTATTGAATTGATGAAAGATACGGTTGATGTTGTGTACACCAACATGGGACCTCAAATCAACAGCCCGTATGAAGAATATGCCCCTGCCGTTTCTGCAGATGACGAGGTACTGATCTTTACTTCCCGTCGTCCTTCAGGTGAAAAACACGAACACCTGGAAGACGATGGCATGTATGATGAAGACATCTACATCACATTCAAACAGGAGGGTGCCTGGCAACCAGCACATCCGCTTCTGGGCAACGTGAACACCAAAAAACATGATGCCAGCATCGGCCTCTCTGCAGATGCACAGAAGTTGTTTGTTTATCACAAGGGAGATATTTACGTATCTGACCTCGACGGAAGATACTGGACCAAACCTGAGAGCTTTGGAAGTGCTGTCAACTCTCCATGGCAGGAAACCCATATTTCCATGAATGCAGCACGGAACTTAATCGTGTTTTCAAGTGATCGGCCGGGTGGTCAAGGAGGGAAAGATCTGTATTCAGCACGTTTACAGCCGGATGGGTCATGGGGTGAAGTCACCAACCTGGGGCCTACTATAAATACCAAAGATGATGAAGACGCGCCCTTCATCCACCCGGATGACCACATGCTGTACTTCAGTTCAACCGGCCACAACAGCATGGGCGGTTATGACATCTTCTACACAGAAATGGACGATAAAACCGACAAATGGTCTGAACCCAAGAACCTCGGATACCCCATTAATACCCCGGAAGATGATATATTCTTTGCAGTGTCTTCAAACGGACGCAGCGGATACCTCTCTACGGTTCGGGAAGATGGATATGGCAAAAAGGATATTTACCATGCATCTCTTACCTCACATGGTGAAGTGCCTTTGACCGTTGTGAGGGGAATCATTCGCGGAAGCCACGGGGTACCTATGCAGGCCGAGTTCATGGTAAGAGATGGGGAAACAGGTGATATGATCGGGGTTTACAAATCCAACGCGGTTACAGGTAAATACCTGCTCGTATTCCCTCCCGGACGCAAATATGACATCCTGGTGTCTGCGGAAAATTACCTGCCCCACTTTGAAAAAGTGACCATACCTCCTCAAGAACGTTTTTATGACCTGTTTCAGGAAGTACAGCTGACGCCTGCCATGGCCATGGCTGAATCAGGAGACACGCTTGCAGGTCAGCAAATCATCTTTAGAAATGCCTTTTTCGATATAGACAGCGCCGTTTCACTGGTTGACACCGCACTGGCGGGCAAACAAGTGAAAGAAGTAGTTTACTCCACTTTCGTTGGCTGGCTGGATGATCCCAAAAAGAAAGCCGCCATTGCAGCGAAAACACAAAACTTGCCGGAGATGCAAACAATGATCTCCAGTTACAAACCATCCAAACAAATTCACCTGGCAACACCGGAAAATCCGGGTGTACTTCAACAGGAAACCTTCGGATACCAGACGGTATGGGCCACGTCCCTACAATCTCCTTCCAAAGTGGATGAATCAAAGGAAAACCTGGCTTTGGTCACAGAGCAACCTTACTACCCAAGCAAAGAAGAGTTGGATACCGCAAAGGAAAACTTTGATGCCATTTTTGCCATCCGGGATGTGGAAGAGCAACTGGACGAATTGACCGAGGATGAAACCTGGTTGGCAAATCCTGCGATTGCCAAGGCGGATGAAGACCATACCGAACAAACCGGTGACCTGGTTGCCTCCGAAGAGAAACTGGCTGACATCGTAGCAGCCAAAGAAATAGAAGAGATCAAGGAGACAAAAAAAGTCGAAAACAAAGCTAAAAACGAAGAGGTTGCTGTTTCCACGGAACCTTCTCACACCACAACCTCCGTAGGAAAGAAATCTACTGCACACACCCTTCTGGCCAAAATCCTGTTTGACTTCAACCAAGCCAGCCTGAGACAGGAAAGCAAGCAGAACCTGGATGAGGTCGCTGACCTGCTGAAGAAAAGGCCTGATATCGAAATCGAGATCGACGGATTTACCTGCAGCAAGGGTTCGGATGCGTACAATGAAATTCTTTCCGAACAACGAACTGAATCGGTAAAATCCTATTTCACTTCCAAAGGGATTGACGCGGAGAGGGTTCACTTAAATGCAATGGGAGAAGATGATCCGATTGCGCGCAATGACAATGAATCAAATATGGCCTTAAACCGCCGTGCTGAAATCAAGGCATTGACCGCAATAACCGATTGGACGGTTGCCGTGGATGAGCATCATGGCAAATATGCACCGGATGAAGAAAATGGTGAATCATCCACCCAAACTAGCTCAAATGGCCTGATTGCCGCTGCCATTTGCACCGGCGTTACAAACCGTGAACCGGAAGGTTCATCCAACAGCTTCTCGGCAGCACAGGGCAGGCTTTTCTGCTATAGCCAGGTGGGAGCAACTTCCAGTGGCACCATTCACCATAAATGGTATCTGGAAGACAAGGAAATGGCTGATATCGAACTGCACGTGGGCGGATATGGATGGCGCACCTGGAGCTCCAAACACATCACCGGAGCCATGAAAGGGAACTGGAAGGTTGAGATCACCGACACGCAAGGTGCGGTCATCGAAACACTTCGCTTCACGGTGAATGAATAG